The following are encoded together in the Streptomyces tsukubensis genome:
- the ahcY gene encoding adenosylhomocysteinase, whose protein sequence is MTSVDNRRDFKVADLSLAEFGRKEITLAEHEMPGLMSIRREYAASQPLAGARITGSLHMTVQTAVLIETLVALGADVRWASCNIFSTQDHAAAAIAVGPEGTPEAPAGVPVFAWKGESLEEYWWCTEQALTWPNSPTGGPNLILDDGGDATLLVHNGVKYEKDGKVPSVDTAESDEHLAILQLLTRTLGEDPQKWTKLASEIRGVTEETTTGVHRLYEMQREGTLLFPAINVNDAVTKSKFDNKYGCRHSLIDGINRATDVLIGGKTAVVCGYGDVGKGCAESLRGQGARVIITEIDPICALQAAMDGYQVATLDDVVGQADIFVTTTGNKDIIMASDMVKMKHQAIVGNIGHFDNEIDMAGLAKIDGIVKDEVKPQVHTWTFPDGKKLIVLSEGRLLNLGNATGHPSFVMSNSFADQTIAQIELFTKPEEYPTDVYVLPKHLDEKVARLHLDALGVKLTTLRPEQAAYIGVQVEGPYKSDHYRY, encoded by the coding sequence ATGACGTCTGTCGACAACCGACGGGACTTCAAGGTCGCCGACCTGTCCCTGGCAGAGTTCGGCCGCAAGGAGATCACCCTCGCCGAGCACGAGATGCCCGGCCTGATGTCGATCCGCCGGGAGTACGCGGCGAGCCAGCCGCTGGCCGGCGCCCGCATCACCGGCTCCCTGCACATGACGGTCCAGACCGCCGTCCTGATCGAGACGCTGGTCGCCCTGGGAGCGGACGTCCGCTGGGCGTCCTGCAACATCTTCTCCACCCAGGACCACGCCGCCGCGGCTATCGCCGTGGGCCCCGAGGGCACCCCCGAGGCCCCCGCGGGCGTACCGGTCTTCGCCTGGAAGGGCGAGAGCCTCGAAGAGTACTGGTGGTGCACGGAGCAGGCGCTGACCTGGCCGAACAGCCCCACCGGCGGCCCGAACCTGATCCTCGACGACGGCGGTGACGCGACCCTCCTCGTCCACAACGGCGTCAAGTACGAGAAGGACGGAAAGGTCCCCTCGGTCGACACCGCCGAGTCCGACGAGCACCTCGCGATCCTTCAGCTCCTCACCCGCACGCTGGGCGAGGACCCGCAGAAGTGGACGAAGCTCGCCTCCGAGATCCGCGGTGTCACGGAGGAGACCACGACCGGCGTGCACCGCCTGTACGAGATGCAGCGCGAGGGCACCCTGCTCTTCCCCGCGATCAACGTGAACGACGCCGTGACCAAGTCGAAGTTCGACAACAAGTACGGCTGCCGCCACTCCCTGATCGACGGCATCAACCGCGCCACCGATGTCCTCATCGGCGGCAAGACCGCCGTCGTCTGCGGCTACGGCGACGTCGGCAAGGGCTGCGCCGAGTCCCTGCGCGGCCAGGGCGCCCGCGTCATCATCACGGAGATCGACCCCATCTGCGCCCTCCAGGCGGCGATGGACGGCTACCAGGTCGCCACGTTGGACGACGTGGTCGGCCAGGCCGACATCTTCGTCACGACGACCGGCAACAAGGACATCATCATGGCCTCGGACATGGTCAAGATGAAGCACCAGGCGATCGTCGGCAACATCGGTCACTTCGACAACGAGATCGACATGGCCGGTCTCGCCAAGATCGACGGGATCGTCAAGGACGAGGTCAAGCCGCAGGTCCACACGTGGACCTTCCCGGACGGCAAGAAGCTCATCGTGCTGTCCGAAGGCCGCCTCCTGAACCTGGGCAACGCGACCGGCCACCCGTCGTTCGTGATGTCCAACAGCTTCGCCGACCAGACGATCGCGCAGATCGAACTGTTCACGAAGCCGGAGGAGTACCCGACCGACGTCTACGTCCTCCCCAAGCACCTGGACGAGAAGGTCGCCCGCCTCCACCTCGACGCCCTGGGCGTCAAGCTCACCACCCTCCGCCCCGAGCAGGCCGCTTACATCGGCGTCCAGGTCGAGGGCCCGTACAAGTCCGACCACTACCGCTACTGA
- a CDS encoding cation diffusion facilitator family transporter, protein MSASGGTKAIVAALSANLAIAVAKFVAFLFSGSSSMLAESVHSLADSGNQGLLLLGGKRAKREATPQHPFGYGRERFIYAFLVSIVLFSVGGMFAVYEGYEKIKHPHALEHWYWPVGVLVFAIIAEGFSFRTAIKESNVTRGSLSWTEFIRRAKAPELPVVLLEDFGALIGLVLALGGVGLALGTGNGVWDGVGTLCIGILLIIIAIVLASETKSLLLGEAAGTDAVDRIGEAIVDGDTVTRLIHMRTLHLGPEELLVAAKIAVRANDTAAQVATAINAAEARIREAVPIARVIYLEPDIYSEKEAEAGPDREATPGGPALTPEEAHPEEGTPGGAHPEEGNPGKDHA, encoded by the coding sequence ATGAGCGCGTCAGGTGGCACCAAGGCGATCGTGGCCGCACTCTCGGCCAACCTCGCCATCGCGGTAGCGAAGTTCGTCGCGTTCCTCTTCAGCGGCTCGTCGTCGATGCTGGCGGAGAGCGTTCACTCGCTCGCCGACTCCGGCAACCAGGGTCTCCTCCTGCTCGGCGGCAAACGTGCCAAGCGTGAGGCGACCCCGCAACACCCCTTCGGCTACGGCAGGGAACGCTTCATCTACGCCTTCCTCGTCTCCATCGTGCTCTTCTCCGTCGGCGGCATGTTCGCCGTCTACGAGGGCTACGAGAAGATCAAGCACCCGCACGCGCTTGAGCACTGGTACTGGCCGGTGGGCGTGCTGGTCTTCGCGATCATCGCCGAGGGCTTCTCCTTCCGTACGGCCATCAAGGAATCCAACGTCACGCGCGGCTCGCTCTCCTGGACCGAGTTCATCCGCCGCGCCAAGGCACCCGAGCTGCCCGTCGTCCTGCTCGAAGACTTCGGCGCCCTCATCGGCCTGGTGCTCGCCCTCGGCGGCGTCGGCCTCGCCCTGGGCACGGGCAACGGTGTCTGGGACGGCGTCGGTACCCTCTGCATCGGCATTCTGCTGATCATCATCGCCATCGTGCTGGCCTCCGAGACCAAGTCCCTGCTGCTCGGTGAGGCCGCGGGCACCGACGCGGTGGACAGGATCGGCGAGGCCATCGTGGACGGCGACACCGTCACTCGCCTCATCCACATGCGCACCCTCCACCTGGGCCCGGAGGAGCTGCTCGTCGCCGCCAAGATCGCGGTACGCGCCAACGACACCGCGGCCCAGGTGGCCACCGCCATCAACGCGGCCGAGGCCCGCATCCGCGAGGCCGTACCGATCGCCCGCGTGATCTACCTGGAGCCCGACATCTACAGCGAGAAGGAAGCCGAGGCGGGCCCCGACAGGGAGGCCACACCTGGCGGCCCCGCGCTCACTCCGGAAGAGGCACACCCCGAAGAAGGAACCCCCGGGGGAGCACACCCCGAAGAAGGAAACCCCGGAAAAGATCACGCCTGA
- the manA gene encoding mannose-6-phosphate isomerase, class I, with protein MDRLSNTIRPYAWGSVTAIPELLGTEPTGEPQAEMWMGAHPGAPSHIDRGSGGASLAEVIDADPEKELGHRAVKKFGPRLPFLLKLLAAGAPLSLQVHPDLAQAKEGYADEERRGVPIDAAHRNYKDPNHKPEMIVALTPFDGLCGFRHPGAAADSLAALEVDSLKPYVDALRAHPEEAALREVLTALLSADPAEMSATVEAAAAACERLGGDHAPYAGIAHHYPGDPGVIAAMLLNRVRLQPGEALFLGAGVPHAYLHGLGVEIMANSDNVLRCGLTPKHVDVPELLRIVHFEATDPGVQHPEASADGEEAYEAPIDEFRLSRHVLAKDAAPRDLTTHNAQILLCTAGTVRTGGSVPTDASVGTDTSVGTGESVGTDESGTAGSVRTAALSLAPGESVFVPAGEETRVSGEGTLFRATVVA; from the coding sequence ATGGACCGCCTCAGCAACACCATCCGCCCCTACGCCTGGGGCTCCGTCACGGCCATCCCCGAACTCCTCGGCACCGAGCCCACCGGCGAGCCGCAGGCCGAGATGTGGATGGGTGCCCACCCCGGTGCCCCCTCCCACATCGACAGGGGCTCGGGCGGAGCGTCCCTCGCCGAGGTCATCGACGCCGACCCCGAGAAGGAACTGGGGCACCGGGCGGTCAAGAAGTTCGGCCCCAGGCTGCCCTTCCTCCTCAAGCTCCTCGCCGCGGGCGCCCCCCTCTCCCTCCAGGTCCACCCCGACCTCGCCCAGGCCAAGGAGGGCTACGCCGACGAGGAGCGCAGGGGCGTCCCGATCGACGCGGCGCACCGCAATTACAAGGACCCCAACCACAAGCCCGAGATGATCGTCGCGCTCACCCCCTTCGACGGACTGTGCGGCTTCCGGCACCCCGGGGCGGCGGCCGACAGCCTCGCCGCCCTTGAGGTCGACTCCCTCAAGCCGTACGTGGACGCGCTGCGCGCCCATCCCGAAGAGGCGGCCCTGCGCGAGGTGCTGACCGCGCTGCTCAGCGCCGACCCCGCGGAGATGTCCGCCACCGTCGAGGCGGCCGCGGCGGCCTGCGAACGTCTCGGCGGCGACCACGCCCCTTACGCGGGCATCGCCCACCACTACCCCGGCGACCCCGGCGTCATCGCGGCCATGCTCCTCAACCGCGTACGTCTCCAGCCGGGCGAGGCACTCTTCCTCGGCGCGGGCGTACCGCACGCCTACCTCCACGGGCTCGGCGTCGAGATCATGGCCAACTCCGACAACGTGCTGCGCTGCGGCCTCACCCCGAAACACGTCGACGTCCCCGAACTGCTGCGGATCGTCCACTTCGAGGCCACCGACCCGGGCGTCCAGCACCCGGAGGCGTCGGCCGACGGCGAAGAGGCGTACGAGGCCCCGATCGACGAGTTCCGGCTGTCCCGTCACGTTCTCGCCAAGGACGCCGCCCCTCGCGACCTCACCACCCACAACGCGCAGATCCTGCTGTGCACGGCCGGGACCGTACGTACCGGCGGATCGGTGCCCACCGACGCATCAGTGGGCACCGATACATCAGTGGGCACAGGTGAATCAGTCGGCACCGACGAATCGGGTACCGCTGGCTCCGTACGTACCGCCGCTCTCTCCCTCGCACCGGGGGAGTCCGTTTTCGTCCCCGCCGGCGAGGAGACCCGCGTGAGCGGCGAGGGCACGCTGTTCCGCGCCACCGTCGTGGCCTGA
- a CDS encoding SIS domain-containing protein, producing MLDESLLDAPANLARADHRGLLRGAAEAGALVRTGIRNASEAGILALRPEGRPRAVLVAAAGAGPTTVADLLDALAGSACPVVRLTPTGVAAAAGALRWNLPGWAGPVDLLLIVTPDGSEPGLALLAEQAYRRGCTVVAVTPRGAPLTETVDGARGLAVPMATSNTSYGSTSYGSTSLGPTAYGSESNEPTEPTPYAPDRDRRTPYEQDATTPGTLWGLLVPLLLLFDATGLYTAPADALQKVADRLDRAAERCGPAVVTYSNPAKSLAVELDEALPLIWTEGQAAGPVGRRFAALLAALPGRPALAAELPEALTAHEALLAAPAGENDSDSHLDDFFRDRVDDASLRPRAVLLRDRPSGGLSAAPAARELAHGHAVPISELEPQEGSDLEALAELIALTDFTAAYLSLGAATDKTPDDLP from the coding sequence ATGCTCGACGAATCACTGCTCGACGCACCCGCGAACCTGGCCCGAGCCGACCACCGAGGGCTGCTCCGAGGCGCCGCGGAGGCGGGTGCCCTTGTACGCACCGGCATCAGGAACGCCTCGGAGGCCGGCATCCTCGCCCTTCGCCCCGAGGGCAGGCCCCGCGCCGTCCTCGTCGCGGCGGCGGGGGCGGGCCCCACCACCGTCGCCGACCTGCTCGACGCCCTCGCGGGATCGGCCTGCCCCGTCGTCAGGCTCACCCCGACCGGAGTGGCCGCCGCGGCGGGAGCCCTGCGCTGGAACCTCCCCGGCTGGGCCGGCCCCGTGGACCTCCTGCTCATCGTCACGCCCGACGGCTCAGAGCCGGGCCTCGCCCTCCTCGCGGAGCAGGCGTACCGACGCGGCTGCACCGTCGTCGCCGTGACCCCGCGCGGCGCGCCCCTCACCGAGACCGTCGACGGCGCCAGAGGCCTCGCCGTACCCATGGCGACGAGCAACACCTCGTACGGCTCCACCTCGTACGGCTCCACTTCGCTGGGGCCCACCGCATACGGGTCCGAGTCGAACGAACCCACCGAGCCGACGCCGTACGCCCCGGACCGCGACCGCCGCACCCCCTACGAGCAGGACGCCACGACCCCCGGCACCCTGTGGGGGCTGCTCGTGCCGCTGCTCCTCCTGTTCGACGCGACCGGGCTGTACACCGCGCCCGCCGACGCCCTCCAGAAGGTGGCGGACCGGCTGGACCGTGCGGCGGAGCGCTGCGGCCCCGCCGTCGTCACCTACAGCAACCCGGCCAAGTCCCTCGCCGTCGAACTGGACGAAGCCCTTCCGCTGATCTGGACGGAGGGCCAGGCGGCCGGCCCGGTCGGCCGCCGTTTCGCGGCCCTGCTCGCCGCCCTCCCCGGGCGCCCCGCCCTGGCCGCCGAGCTTCCCGAGGCGCTGACCGCCCATGAGGCGCTGCTCGCGGCCCCCGCCGGGGAGAACGACAGCGACTCCCACCTGGACGACTTCTTCCGCGACCGGGTCGATGACGCCTCGCTGCGCCCGCGCGCCGTCCTGCTCCGCGACCGCCCCTCCGGCGGACTCAGCGCCGCGCCCGCGGCCCGCGAACTCGCCCACGGCCACGCGGTACCGATAAGCGAACTCGAACCCCAGGAAGGCAGCGACCTCGAAGCCCTGGCCGAGCTGATCGCCCTCACCGACTTCACGGCCGCGTATCTGTCCCTGGGCGCGGCCACGGACAAGACCCCCGACGACCTCCCGTAG
- a CDS encoding Trm112 family protein, producing the protein MPLEAGLLDILACPACHAPLEERTTAEEAELVCTGADCGLAYPVRDDIPVLLVDEARKPA; encoded by the coding sequence ATGCCGCTCGAAGCCGGCCTCCTCGACATCCTCGCCTGCCCCGCCTGTCACGCGCCGCTCGAAGAGCGCACCACGGCTGAAGAGGCCGAGCTGGTCTGCACGGGAGCCGACTGCGGCCTCGCCTACCCGGTACGCGACGACATCCCCGTGCTGCTCGTCGACGAGGCCCGCAAGCCCGCCTGA
- a CDS encoding phosphomannomutase/phosphoglucomutase: MAPATQTTRTTRTTGGLTVADLSQIVKAYDVRGVVPDQWDEPLAELFGAAFVQVTGASGIVVGHDMRPSSPGLSRAFGKGAAAQGADVTEIGLCSTDQLYYASGALDLPGAMFTASHNPAQYNGIKLCRAGAAPVGQDTGLDDIRALVEEWAESGAPAPAPTTGTLTHRETLGDYAAHLRSLVDLASIRPLKVVVDAGNGMGGHTVPSVFEGLPLTLVPMYFELDGTFPNHEANPLDPANIVDLQQRVREEGADLGLALDGDADRCFVVDERGEGVSPSAIAALVAARELARNGGKGTVIHNLITSWSVAEVVKENGGTPVRTRVGHSFIKGEMARTGAIFGGEHSAHYYFRDFWNADTGLLAALHVLAALGGQEKPLSRLVAQYDRYAASGEINSTVTDQPARTADVRAAFETPDVTVDTMDGLTVTAGEWWFNLRPSNTEPLLRLNVEARDETTMAKIRDEVLALVRA, translated from the coding sequence ATGGCACCGGCGACACAGACGACACGAACGACACGGACAACGGGAGGGCTGACAGTGGCTGATCTGTCGCAGATCGTGAAGGCGTACGACGTGCGCGGGGTCGTGCCCGACCAGTGGGACGAGCCGCTGGCCGAGTTGTTCGGCGCAGCCTTCGTCCAGGTCACCGGGGCCTCGGGGATCGTCGTCGGGCACGACATGCGCCCCTCGTCCCCCGGCCTCTCCCGCGCCTTCGGCAAGGGCGCGGCCGCCCAGGGAGCCGATGTCACGGAGATCGGTCTGTGCTCGACCGACCAGCTCTACTACGCGTCGGGCGCTCTCGACCTGCCTGGTGCCATGTTCACCGCCTCCCACAATCCCGCCCAGTACAACGGCATCAAGCTCTGCCGTGCCGGCGCGGCCCCCGTCGGCCAGGACACGGGCCTGGACGACATCCGCGCCCTCGTCGAGGAGTGGGCCGAGTCGGGCGCTCCCGCCCCCGCGCCGACGACCGGCACGCTCACCCACCGCGAAACCCTCGGGGACTACGCGGCGCACCTGCGCTCCCTGGTGGACCTGGCTTCTATCCGTCCCCTCAAGGTGGTCGTCGACGCGGGCAACGGCATGGGCGGCCACACCGTGCCCAGCGTCTTCGAGGGCCTGCCCCTCACCCTTGTCCCGATGTACTTCGAGCTGGACGGCACCTTCCCCAACCACGAGGCCAACCCCCTGGACCCGGCCAACATCGTCGACCTCCAGCAGCGGGTACGCGAGGAGGGCGCCGACCTCGGCCTCGCCCTGGACGGGGACGCGGACCGCTGCTTCGTCGTCGACGAGCGCGGCGAAGGCGTCTCGCCCTCCGCCATCGCCGCCCTTGTCGCGGCGCGCGAACTGGCCCGCAACGGCGGCAAGGGCACCGTCATCCACAACCTGATCACCTCGTGGTCGGTGGCCGAGGTCGTCAAGGAGAACGGCGGCACGCCCGTCCGAACCCGCGTCGGCCACTCCTTCATCAAGGGCGAGATGGCGAGGACCGGCGCCATCTTCGGCGGCGAGCACTCCGCCCACTACTACTTCCGTGACTTCTGGAACGCGGACACCGGCCTCCTGGCCGCCCTCCACGTCCTGGCCGCGCTCGGCGGGCAGGAGAAGCCGCTGTCACGTCTTGTGGCGCAGTACGACCGGTACGCGGCCTCCGGCGAGATCAACTCCACCGTCACCGACCAGCCGGCCCGCACCGCGGACGTCAGAGCCGCGTTCGAGACGCCCGACGTCACCGTCGACACGATGGACGGCCTCACCGTGACCGCGGGGGAGTGGTGGTTCAACCTCCGCCCCTCCAACACGGAACCTCTGCTGCGGCTGAACGTCGAGGCCCGCGACGAGACGACGATGGCGAAGATCCGCGACGAGGTACTGGCCCTGGTCCGCGCCTGA
- a CDS encoding L-lactate permease: MPCVARRRRVLVAELLGLFGNAARCGASPRGSGAHIARTPKAHLAGLVGLTVAALVAWLAYGMPVGQTLSSAAQGALFGLFPIMWIVVNALWVYRMTVRTHHFDILRRSFGRLSADPRIQALVVAFCFGALLEALAGFGAPVAICSVMLVALGFDPVRAAVVALVANTAPVAFGAMGTPVVTLAQITGLPLDDVASVVGRQTPLLALVVPLILVGLVDGRRGVRETWLPALVCGLAFAFAQFTASNYLSVQLADIVAALVGAGALVAVPASRRPAREHVRASVLTGARSEDLDHEDARPEVIRAYAPYAFIVAIFSIAQIPPVKDVLDRATRVFDWPFLNVAGPEGKPVGANVFSLPLISTGGTLVLLAGVCTALALRVRAADAAKEWMATLHELRFAILTVVSVLALAYVMNLSGQAGTIGHFVAAAGAGLAFLSPVLGWFGVAVSGSDTSANALFGALQVTAAGQSGLSPELLAAANSSGGVLGKMISPQNLTIACAAVGLAGREGDLLRKVLPWSLGLLLVMCLIVVGQSTFVLSWMLP; this comes from the coding sequence GTGCCGTGCGTCGCAAGGCGCCGGAGAGTCCTCGTAGCGGAGCTACTAGGGCTTTTCGGCAACGCCGCGAGGTGCGGTGCCAGCCCCCGCGGCTCGGGCGCCCATATTGCAAGGACCCCTAAGGCGCATCTCGCGGGGCTCGTCGGCCTGACCGTCGCTGCCCTTGTCGCCTGGCTCGCCTACGGCATGCCGGTCGGCCAGACCCTCTCCAGCGCGGCGCAGGGCGCGCTCTTCGGGCTCTTCCCCATCATGTGGATCGTCGTCAACGCCCTGTGGGTGTACCGCATGACGGTCCGCACCCACCACTTCGACATCCTGCGCCGCTCCTTCGGCAGGCTCTCCGCCGATCCGCGCATCCAGGCGCTCGTCGTCGCCTTCTGTTTCGGTGCCCTGCTCGAAGCGCTCGCCGGCTTCGGGGCGCCCGTCGCGATCTGCTCCGTCATGCTCGTCGCCCTCGGCTTCGACCCGGTGCGCGCCGCCGTCGTCGCGCTCGTCGCCAACACCGCCCCTGTCGCCTTCGGTGCGATGGGCACACCGGTGGTGACGCTCGCACAGATCACCGGCTTGCCCCTTGACGACGTGGCCTCCGTCGTCGGCCGCCAGACCCCGCTCCTCGCCCTTGTCGTCCCGCTCATCCTCGTCGGTCTCGTCGACGGACGGAGAGGCGTGCGCGAGACCTGGCTGCCCGCTCTCGTCTGCGGGCTGGCGTTCGCTTTCGCACAGTTCACCGCCTCCAACTACCTCTCGGTACAGCTCGCCGACATCGTCGCCGCGTTGGTGGGCGCCGGGGCGCTGGTGGCCGTTCCCGCCTCCCGCAGACCCGCCCGTGAGCACGTACGTGCCTCCGTCCTCACCGGAGCCCGCAGTGAGGACCTGGACCACGAGGACGCCCGTCCCGAAGTGATCCGCGCCTACGCCCCGTACGCGTTCATCGTCGCCATCTTCTCGATCGCACAGATCCCGCCCGTGAAGGACGTGCTCGACCGTGCCACCCGGGTCTTCGACTGGCCGTTCCTCAACGTCGCGGGGCCCGAGGGAAAACCCGTCGGCGCCAACGTCTTCTCCCTGCCGCTGATCTCCACCGGGGGCACGCTGGTGCTGCTCGCCGGAGTGTGCACGGCGCTCGCCCTGCGCGTGCGGGCCGCCGACGCCGCCAAGGAGTGGATGGCCACCCTCCACGAGCTGCGGTTCGCGATCCTCACCGTCGTCTCCGTACTGGCCCTCGCCTACGTCATGAACCTGTCGGGTCAGGCCGGCACCATCGGCCACTTCGTCGCGGCCGCCGGAGCGGGTCTCGCCTTCCTCTCCCCGGTGCTCGGCTGGTTCGGCGTCGCCGTCTCGGGTTCCGACACCTCGGCCAACGCGCTGTTCGGGGCGCTCCAAGTGACGGCGGCGGGCCAGTCCGGGCTCTCGCCCGAACTGCTCGCCGCGGCCAACAGCTCGGGCGGCGTCCTCGGCAAGATGATCTCGCCGCAGAACCTGACCATCGCCTGCGCCGCCGTGGGCCTCGCTGGCAGGGAGGGCGACCTGCTCCGCAAAGTACTGCCGTGGAGCCTCGGGCTGCTGCTGGTGATGTGTCTGATCGTCGTCGGCCAGAGCACGTTCGTACTGAGCTGGATGCTGCCCTGA
- a CDS encoding DUF3499 domain-containing protein translates to MRRRGPLKSAVASSVVSPVRRCSRTACGRPAVATLTYVYADSTAVLGPLATYAEPHCYDLCAEHSERLTAPRGWEVVRLADSSGPARPSGDDLEALANAVREAARPQERGPDHGRSGARTADPMEVARRGHLRVLRSPDP, encoded by the coding sequence GTGCGTCGTCGCGGCCCGCTCAAGAGTGCGGTAGCGTCCAGCGTCGTGAGCCCTGTACGTCGCTGTTCGCGCACCGCGTGCGGCCGCCCTGCCGTCGCCACACTGACGTACGTCTACGCCGACTCGACCGCAGTTCTCGGCCCGCTCGCCACCTATGCCGAGCCCCACTGCTATGACCTGTGTGCCGAGCACTCCGAACGGCTGACAGCCCCCCGGGGCTGGGAAGTCGTCCGGCTGGCCGATTCCTCGGGGCCGGCGAGGCCGAGCGGTGACGACCTCGAAGCCCTCGCCAACGCGGTCCGCGAGGCGGCGAGGCCCCAGGAGCGCGGTCCCGACCACGGCCGGTCGGGCGCCCGTACCGCCGACCCCATGGAGGTCGCCCGCAGAGGCCACCTCCGCGTGTTGCGCTCGCCTGATCCCTGA
- a CDS encoding metallopeptidase family protein has product MDSSVPPPPPSEPRPRRRDRHGRGMRGPVAPPQVPLSASRAEVFSDLVQDSVDRLERRWPQLGEVEFLVLDVPGAESPEDSWSDDAVPLGATVSAREGRPSAIVVYRRPVEIRTKSRDERAVLVHEVVVEQVADLLGLAPESVDPRYGDEE; this is encoded by the coding sequence ATGGACAGCTCCGTACCGCCCCCTCCGCCCAGCGAACCCAGGCCCCGCCGCAGGGACCGCCACGGCAGGGGCATGCGTGGGCCCGTCGCACCGCCGCAGGTGCCGCTCTCGGCGAGCAGGGCAGAGGTCTTCAGTGACCTCGTGCAGGATTCGGTGGACCGGCTGGAGCGGCGTTGGCCACAGCTCGGGGAGGTCGAGTTCCTGGTGCTCGACGTGCCGGGCGCGGAGAGCCCCGAGGACAGCTGGAGCGACGACGCGGTGCCGCTCGGCGCCACGGTCTCCGCCCGCGAGGGCAGGCCCTCCGCGATCGTCGTCTACCGGCGGCCCGTCGAGATCCGCACCAAGAGCAGGGACGAACGGGCGGTCCTCGTCCACGAGGTCGTCGTGGAGCAGGTCGCCGACCTCCTCGGGCTCGCCCCCGAGTCGGTCGACCCTCGCTACGGCGACGAGGAATGA
- a CDS encoding DUF5719 family protein: MNRATLSLIGAAAALAAITGLASLTTTEGKADDSAGTAAVLPVERSSVLCPAPGDSDLAETAYDSYTPPLKSAGTGGGAVLRSSPQEMKEGQGAQDALKPGKAQLTAKEPGKPVSADASGGDVPALVGLADGALAPGWAVQQTTTLTAGAGRGLLGIGCQAPDTSFWLPGVSTNKGRSDYVHLTNPDDTAAVADIDLYGKDGSIKSDVGEAIQIQPHSSVPVLLSTLTDSPQDDLTAHVTARSGRIAAAVHASDEKTGSDWLTASGDPAEHLVMPGIPADATSVRLVAFAPGQEDADLKIQLASPTGTITPAGHETLHVKAGMTAGTELGAVTRGEAGSLLLSSTGSRTPVVAALRVTRGKGDKQETAFIPATGPVGARATTAGNHAKGSKLSFVAPGAAAKVKVTASVGTEGGTVTTKTYSLKGGSAQTVEPPVPTGLKGTYALTVEPVSGGPVHASRELDADGDDAHGVPMFTIQTLPDDRGTVEVPRAKQDLTVLDK; the protein is encoded by the coding sequence GTGAACCGCGCCACCCTGTCCCTGATCGGAGCCGCGGCCGCGCTCGCCGCCATCACGGGACTCGCCTCGCTCACCACCACCGAGGGCAAGGCCGACGACAGCGCGGGCACGGCGGCGGTACTGCCCGTCGAGCGCAGCAGCGTGCTGTGTCCCGCACCCGGCGACTCGGACCTCGCGGAGACGGCGTACGACTCGTACACCCCGCCCCTGAAGAGCGCGGGCACCGGCGGCGGCGCCGTGCTCCGCTCCTCACCGCAGGAGATGAAGGAGGGCCAAGGCGCCCAGGACGCACTCAAACCGGGCAAGGCGCAGCTCACCGCCAAGGAGCCCGGCAAGCCCGTGTCCGCCGACGCCTCGGGCGGTGACGTCCCCGCCCTTGTAGGACTCGCCGACGGCGCGCTCGCCCCCGGCTGGGCCGTTCAGCAGACGACCACGCTCACGGCGGGTGCGGGCCGCGGCCTCCTCGGCATCGGATGCCAAGCCCCCGACACCAGTTTCTGGCTGCCGGGCGTCAGCACCAACAAGGGCCGCAGCGACTACGTCCACCTGACCAACCCGGACGACACGGCCGCCGTCGCCGACATCGACCTGTACGGCAAGGACGGCTCGATCAAGTCGGACGTCGGCGAGGCGATCCAGATCCAGCCGCACTCCAGCGTCCCCGTGCTGCTCTCCACGCTCACCGACTCCCCGCAGGACGATCTGACGGCCCACGTCACGGCCCGCAGCGGCCGGATCGCCGCCGCCGTCCACGCCTCGGACGAGAAGACCGGCTCCGACTGGCTGACCGCGTCCGGCGACCCCGCGGAACACCTGGTCATGCCCGGCATCCCCGCCGACGCCACCTCCGTACGGCTGGTCGCCTTCGCACCGGGCCAGGAGGACGCCGACCTGAAGATCCAACTGGCGTCACCCACCGGCACCATCACCCCGGCCGGCCACGAGACCCTGCACGTCAAGGCCGGTATGACGGCAGGTACGGAGCTGGGGGCCGTCACCCGGGGCGAGGCGGGATCACTGCTGCTGAGCTCCACCGGCAGCCGCACCCCCGTGGTGGCGGCCCTGCGGGTCACCCGAGGCAAGGGCGACAAACAGGAGACCGCGTTCATCCCCGCCACCGGCCCCGTCGGCGCGCGCGCCACCACCGCGGGCAACCACGCCAAGGGCAGCAAGCTCTCCTTCGTCGCGCCGGGGGCCGCGGCCAAGGTCAAGGTCACCGCGTCGGTGGGCACCGAGGGCGGGACGGTCACCACCAAGACGTACTCACTGAAGGGCGGCAGCGCGCAGACCGTCGAGCCCCCCGTCCCCACCGGGCTGAAGGGGACGTACGCCCTGACCGTGGAGCCGGTGTCGGGCGGCCCGGTCCACGCGTCACGCGAACTGGACGCCGACGGGGACGACGCGCACGGCGTGCCGATGTTCACCATCCAGACGCTGCCGGACGACCGGGGCACGGTCGAGGTGCCACGGGCGAAGCAGGACCTGACGGTGCTCGACAAGTAG